The following are encoded in a window of Algiphilus aromaticivorans DG1253 genomic DNA:
- a CDS encoding SpvB/TcaC N-terminal domain-containing protein encodes MKARGSFSRCIATLFFVSIYCLLGQASAQALLESPVGTTQGTFQATAKGAAQYSIPIDVSPGAGGVEPDLSIIFDSTAGVSFLGPRFRIAGLSQINRCPATLAQDGLYEPVIFQQQINSRYCLDGKRLVSSGPGSQRFRTEVEEFRDVRATYEANLDPKEWTVRTKSGLTMTYGSRASIGACSQPEASRITGIRPGYLQIDEVNQLWLLSRVEDTSGNWMEFCYRDFDTGSGVEVLPVSIHYTGNDQAGLSPFAKVEFQYRDTAGAESRGYFLGTKQSKTQVLDKLTTYVENEVVKEYRFDYGVRGLSSREHLDSVRECASSMASDSDCLLPTRFSWEGDLSGFLPGDRVTSSSAPRETLINRPDLG; translated from the coding sequence ATGAAAGCAAGGGGATCCTTCTCGCGTTGCATAGCAACGCTTTTCTTCGTAAGTATTTATTGCCTCCTGGGGCAAGCATCGGCTCAGGCGCTGCTTGAATCTCCAGTGGGAACGACGCAAGGGACCTTCCAGGCAACGGCTAAAGGCGCGGCGCAATACAGCATTCCAATTGATGTGTCTCCAGGCGCGGGCGGGGTGGAGCCGGATCTGTCGATAATTTTCGATTCGACTGCAGGGGTCTCCTTTCTTGGTCCGCGCTTCCGAATCGCGGGTCTCTCGCAGATAAACCGCTGTCCGGCGACGCTTGCGCAGGACGGTTTATATGAGCCCGTCATTTTCCAGCAGCAAATCAATAGTAGATATTGTCTTGACGGGAAGCGTTTGGTAAGCAGTGGACCAGGCTCGCAGCGGTTCAGGACGGAGGTGGAGGAGTTCCGGGACGTTCGGGCAACCTATGAAGCAAATCTTGACCCGAAGGAATGGACCGTCCGAACTAAGTCCGGATTGACGATGACCTACGGCTCGCGTGCAAGCATTGGAGCGTGCTCACAACCAGAGGCAAGCCGCATTACCGGCATACGGCCAGGGTATTTGCAGATTGACGAAGTCAACCAGCTATGGCTTCTCTCTCGCGTTGAAGATACTTCCGGAAACTGGATGGAGTTCTGCTATCGGGATTTCGATACAGGGTCGGGCGTCGAAGTCCTTCCGGTCTCCATTCACTACACCGGGAATGACCAGGCTGGCCTGTCGCCATTCGCCAAGGTCGAGTTCCAGTACCGCGATACTGCGGGGGCTGAGTCCCGGGGGTATTTTCTGGGCACCAAGCAGTCTAAGACCCAGGTCCTAGATAAGCTCACGACTTACGTAGAGAACGAGGTCGTTAAAGAATATCGTTTCGACTATGGAGTGCGCGGTCTGTCAAGCCGTGAACATCTGGATTCAGTGCGGGAATGCGCTAGTAGTATGGCTTCCGATAGCGATTGTCTATTGCCTACCCGTTTCTCTTGGGAGGGTGACCTTAGTGGTTTTCTGCCCGGGGATCGGGTCACTAGCTCGTCGGCTCCTAGGGAAACTCTGATCAATCGCCCCGATCTGGGATGA
- the ybeY gene encoding rRNA maturation RNase YbeY, whose translation MSAILVQRRVPPRGIPAPVSLRAFASAAGAEGALCLRVVDADESRALNHRFRGKNRPTNVLSFPAASPLVEEPELGDIVLCAPVIAAEAAEQGKSPRAHWAHMVVHGVLHLRGHDHIDDDEARVMEAAERRILAGLGFADPY comes from the coding sequence GTGAGCGCCATCCTGGTGCAGCGCCGCGTGCCGCCGCGCGGTATTCCGGCACCTGTCAGCCTGCGCGCCTTCGCGAGCGCCGCCGGCGCCGAGGGCGCGCTCTGCCTGCGCGTGGTGGACGCCGACGAGTCGCGCGCACTGAATCATCGCTTCCGTGGCAAGAACCGGCCCACCAATGTGCTTTCCTTTCCGGCGGCCTCGCCGCTGGTGGAGGAGCCCGAGCTGGGCGACATCGTGCTCTGCGCGCCGGTCATCGCTGCCGAAGCCGCCGAGCAGGGCAAGAGCCCGCGGGCGCACTGGGCGCACATGGTGGTGCACGGCGTGCTGCATCTGCGCGGCCACGACCACATCGACGACGACGAGGCCCGGGTCATGGAGGCGGCCGAGCGCCGTATCCTCGCCGGCCTCGGTTTTGCTGATCCATACTGA
- a CDS encoding low molecular weight protein-tyrosine-phosphatase, producing MFSRVCVICTGNICRSPMGEALLRARAGDKLSEVYSAGIGALVGHGADATAVELMDEKGIDLSPHRAQQATAGVLSRADLVLAMDRSHLDWLHRQHPQLRGRSFLWLHWRDAAEVPDPYRRPRAAFEEALALIEQGTEDWLARIA from the coding sequence ATGTTCTCGCGCGTCTGCGTGATCTGTACCGGCAATATCTGCCGCAGCCCGATGGGCGAGGCGCTGCTGCGCGCGCGCGCCGGCGACAAGCTCAGCGAGGTCTACTCGGCCGGCATCGGCGCGCTGGTCGGTCACGGCGCCGATGCCACCGCCGTCGAGCTGATGGACGAGAAGGGCATCGACCTTTCGCCACACCGCGCGCAGCAGGCCACGGCCGGGGTGCTGTCGCGCGCCGATCTGGTGCTGGCCATGGACCGCAGCCACCTCGACTGGCTGCATCGCCAGCATCCTCAGCTGCGCGGCCGCAGCTTCCTGTGGTTGCACTGGCGCGACGCGGCCGAGGTGCCCGATCCCTATCGTCGCCCGCGCGCGGCCTTCGAAGAGGCCCTGGCGCTGATCGAGCAGGGCACCGAGGATTGGCTGGCGCGCATCGCATGA
- a CDS encoding lipoprotein N-acyltransferase Lnb domain-containing protein, protein MTRRCGSALLLAGALLGLALTAPAAAESEPPAPRISLLTFDPGTVYWQRFGHNALLVRDGSPGGGTVYNYGFFDFAQDNFFANFIFGRMQYRLATDTLARTLYFYEREGRAVREEQLELRPAQARELADFLEWNARPENAAYRYDYFLQACSTQLRDALDDVTDGALQVLKERPARLTLRGQVLRLAAPDLPVMLGLDLILGPAADLPRTRWEEAFVPEVLEAALRDVALPATEEAATRSLVAAERVLVARDDARAAAKPPDEPPHLAGWFLLAGLLWSALLLLARRYARPLWALLGGLQLLLAGAAGLIMVFITLATAHWAGWYNLSMAFYNPLAWLAFPALWAAARGRAPTAWQRFFMLLLPAVALVGALAPIWQANLHHLLLWLPAHAALAWSTKGFPATR, encoded by the coding sequence ATGACCCGCCGCTGCGGGTCCGCCCTGCTGCTGGCGGGCGCGCTCCTCGGTCTGGCGCTGACCGCGCCGGCCGCCGCCGAGAGCGAGCCGCCGGCGCCACGCATCAGCCTGCTCACTTTCGATCCGGGCACCGTCTACTGGCAGCGCTTCGGCCACAACGCGCTGCTCGTGCGCGACGGTAGCCCCGGCGGCGGTACGGTCTACAACTACGGCTTCTTCGATTTCGCGCAGGACAACTTCTTCGCGAACTTCATCTTCGGTCGCATGCAGTACCGGCTGGCCACCGACACGCTGGCGCGCACCCTCTACTTCTACGAGCGCGAGGGTCGCGCCGTGCGCGAGGAGCAGCTCGAGCTGCGCCCCGCGCAGGCGCGCGAGCTGGCGGACTTCCTCGAGTGGAACGCCCGGCCCGAGAATGCCGCCTATCGCTACGACTACTTTCTGCAGGCCTGCTCCACCCAGCTGCGCGACGCCCTCGACGACGTCACCGACGGCGCGCTGCAGGTTCTCAAGGAGCGTCCGGCGCGGCTGACGCTGCGCGGGCAGGTGCTGCGCCTCGCCGCGCCGGACCTGCCGGTGATGCTGGGCCTGGATCTGATCCTCGGCCCGGCGGCGGATCTCCCGCGCACGCGCTGGGAGGAGGCCTTCGTGCCCGAAGTGCTGGAAGCCGCGCTGCGCGATGTCGCGCTGCCCGCCACCGAGGAAGCTGCCACCCGCTCGCTGGTGGCCGCCGAGCGCGTGCTGGTGGCACGCGATGACGCGCGCGCCGCCGCCAAGCCGCCCGACGAGCCGCCGCATCTGGCCGGCTGGTTCCTGCTCGCCGGCCTGCTCTGGAGCGCGCTGCTGTTGCTGGCGCGCCGCTACGCGCGGCCGCTCTGGGCGCTGCTCGGCGGCCTGCAACTCCTGCTCGCCGGCGCGGCCGGGCTGATCATGGTCTTCATCACCCTCGCCACCGCCCACTGGGCCGGCTGGTACAACCTGTCCATGGCCTTCTACAACCCGCTGGCCTGGCTGGCCTTCCCGGCGCTGTGGGCGGCCGCGCGCGGCCGCGCGCCGACGGCGTGGCAACGCTTCTTCATGCTGCTACTGCCGGCCGTGGCGCTGGTCGGCGCGCTGGCGCCGATCTGGCAGGCGAATCTGCACCACCTGCTCCTCTGGCTGCCGGCGCATGCCGCGCTGGCATGGAGTACGAAGGGATTCCCGGCTACGCGCTGA
- the miaB gene encoding tRNA (N6-isopentenyl adenosine(37)-C2)-methylthiotransferase MiaB — translation MATSELPDGAAVSQTPKPKLFIRTFGCQMNEYDSAKMADVLAASDGYTRTDQPEEADLLLLNTCSVREKAQEKVFSELGRWREWKSARPGRQVAVGGCVASQEGEAIAQREKLVDVVFGPQTLHRLPALLSTTRATGRPAVDVSFPEIEKFDALPEPRADGPTAFVSIMEGCSKYCSFCVVPYTRGEEVSRPLDDVLVECAQLAEAGVREITLLGQNVNGYRGAMRGGGTCDLALLIHYVARLDGIQRIRFTTSHPLEFDDGLIEAFADEPKLANYLHLPVQSGSDRVLKLMKRNHTADVYIDKIRRLRAARPDIALSSDFIVGFPGETDADFQATMDLIAEVRCDSAFSFVYSERPGTPAANLRDGVPPEVKKQRLSILQARIQQLSMEYCRGLVGGTYPVLVERASRRGNGQMAGKLSNNRWVNFDGDERLVGEFVDVTVSEALSNSLRGRLAGAEATA, via the coding sequence ATGGCCACATCCGAGTTGCCGGACGGCGCTGCCGTCAGCCAGACCCCGAAGCCGAAGCTCTTCATCCGCACCTTCGGGTGCCAGATGAATGAGTACGACTCGGCCAAGATGGCCGACGTGCTCGCTGCGTCCGACGGGTACACGCGCACGGATCAGCCCGAGGAGGCCGATCTGCTGCTGCTCAACACCTGCTCGGTGCGCGAGAAGGCGCAGGAGAAGGTCTTCTCCGAGCTGGGCCGCTGGCGCGAGTGGAAGAGCGCGCGACCGGGCCGGCAGGTGGCGGTGGGCGGCTGCGTGGCGTCGCAGGAGGGCGAGGCCATCGCCCAGCGCGAGAAGCTGGTCGACGTCGTCTTCGGCCCGCAGACCCTGCACCGGCTGCCCGCGCTGCTCAGCACGACGCGCGCCACGGGGCGGCCGGCGGTCGACGTCAGCTTTCCGGAGATCGAGAAGTTCGACGCGCTGCCCGAGCCGCGCGCCGACGGCCCCACGGCCTTCGTCTCGATCATGGAGGGCTGCTCCAAGTACTGCAGCTTCTGCGTGGTGCCCTACACACGCGGCGAGGAGGTCTCGCGGCCGCTGGACGATGTGCTGGTGGAATGCGCCCAGCTCGCCGAGGCCGGCGTGCGCGAGATCACGCTGCTCGGCCAGAACGTCAACGGCTATCGCGGCGCCATGCGCGGTGGCGGCACCTGTGATCTGGCGCTGCTGATCCACTACGTCGCCCGCCTCGACGGCATCCAGCGCATCCGCTTCACGACCTCGCACCCGCTGGAGTTCGACGATGGCCTGATCGAGGCCTTCGCCGATGAGCCGAAGCTGGCCAACTATTTGCATCTTCCGGTGCAGTCCGGATCCGACCGCGTGCTCAAGCTGATGAAGCGCAACCACACCGCCGACGTCTACATCGACAAGATTCGCCGCCTGCGCGCCGCGCGTCCGGACATCGCCCTGTCCTCGGACTTCATCGTCGGCTTCCCGGGCGAGACCGACGCCGATTTCCAGGCGACCATGGACCTGATCGCGGAGGTGCGCTGCGACAGCGCCTTCTCCTTCGTCTACAGCGAGCGGCCGGGCACGCCGGCGGCAAACCTGCGCGACGGTGTGCCGCCCGAGGTCAAGAAGCAGCGCCTGAGCATCCTGCAGGCGCGCATCCAGCAGTTGTCCATGGAATATTGCCGCGGGCTGGTGGGTGGCACCTATCCGGTGCTGGTCGAGCGCGCCTCCCGGCGCGGCAACGGCCAGATGGCCGGCAAGCTGTCGAACAACCGCTGGGTGAATTTCGACGGCGACGAGCGCCTGGTCGGCGAATTCGTCGACGTCACCGTGAGCGAGGCGCTGAGCAATTCCCTGCGCGGCCGGCTGGCTGGGGCGGAAGCCACCGCGTGA
- a CDS encoding PhoH family protein, with translation MSTPMRSLDIELAPDDARRLASLNGPFDAHLRQVELRLGVEIRNRGSRFRLLGPDDGIARAEDVLRRLYEQTESQTLTTENVHLALTEALDAEPVEPLVDDQGEAAEALGDDAGGEPAPSGSEVVIRTRRGIVRGRTAKQREYLSAIVANDVNFGIGPAGTGKTYLAVASAVHALERDRVRRIVLTRPAVEAGEKLGFLPGDLSQKVDPYLRPLYDALYEMLGFERVARLIDKQVIEIAPLAFMRGRTLNESFVILDEAQNTTPEQMKMFLTRIGFSSVAVVTGDITQIDLPRHLQSGLRHALGVLEGVAGIGTTYFGRADVVRHPLVQAIVEAYETHEESGEHGGSSGQ, from the coding sequence GTGAGCACCCCCATGCGCAGTCTCGACATCGAGCTGGCGCCGGACGACGCGCGCCGGCTCGCCAGCCTCAACGGCCCCTTCGACGCACATCTGCGCCAGGTGGAGCTGCGCCTGGGCGTGGAGATCCGCAACCGCGGTTCACGCTTCCGGCTGCTCGGCCCCGACGACGGCATTGCCCGCGCCGAGGACGTGCTGCGTCGGCTTTACGAGCAGACCGAGTCGCAAACGCTGACCACCGAGAATGTGCATCTGGCGCTGACCGAAGCGCTGGACGCCGAGCCGGTGGAGCCGCTGGTGGACGACCAGGGCGAGGCCGCCGAGGCGCTCGGCGACGACGCCGGCGGTGAGCCGGCACCCTCGGGCAGCGAGGTCGTCATCCGCACCCGCCGCGGCATCGTGCGCGGGCGCACCGCCAAGCAGCGCGAGTATCTGTCGGCCATCGTCGCCAACGACGTCAACTTCGGCATCGGCCCGGCCGGCACCGGCAAGACCTATCTCGCCGTGGCCAGCGCCGTGCACGCCCTGGAGCGTGACCGCGTGCGCCGCATCGTGCTGACGCGTCCGGCCGTCGAGGCCGGCGAGAAGCTGGGCTTTCTGCCCGGCGATCTGTCGCAGAAGGTGGATCCCTATCTGCGCCCGCTCTACGACGCCCTCTACGAAATGCTCGGCTTCGAGCGCGTGGCGCGTCTCATCGACAAGCAGGTCATCGAGATCGCGCCGCTGGCCTTCATGCGCGGGCGCACGCTCAACGAATCCTTCGTCATCCTCGACGAGGCGCAGAACACCACGCCCGAGCAGATGAAGATGTTCCTGACCCGCATTGGCTTCTCCTCGGTGGCCGTGGTCACGGGCGACATCACGCAGATCGATCTGCCGCGGCATCTGCAGTCCGGGCTGCGCCATGCCCTCGGCGTGCTGGAGGGTGTGGCGGGCATCGGTACCACCTACTTCGGTCGCGCCGACGTCGTGCGCCACCCGCTGGTGCAGGCCATCGTCGAGGCCTACGAAACGCACGAGGAAAGCGGCGAGCATGGCGGTAGCAGCGGGCAGTGA
- a CDS encoding IS30 family transposase translates to MTRRSYRHLSAEERAAIMLLAEQKVTTREISRRLGRSPSTISRECRRNALAGKAYDATAASAAYRQRRHRCGRHRKLQPGMPLWQYVHDRLIYFAWSPEQIACRLERMFPDESDWQISHETIYAAIYAHPKGALKKAMVEALRQHKPQRGQKRRTAAGKGGMVVPDDLRIVHRPEDVTQRKLPGHWEGDFIKGAYNRSAVGTVVERKTRFVVLCKMADCSADAALESFTRQMKKVPAFMRESFTYDRGSEMARHDELARRLKLDIWFADPYAPWQRGSNENINGLLRQFLPKGADLSSVSQTQLNDIARLLNGRPRKTLDWQTPEEVMAHEMAKFHESVALDS, encoded by the coding sequence ATGACAAGAAGAAGCTACCGCCATCTCTCGGCGGAGGAACGGGCGGCGATCATGCTCTTGGCTGAGCAGAAGGTTACGACGCGAGAGATCAGCCGGCGGTTGGGGCGCTCGCCGTCGACGATATCGCGCGAGTGTCGGCGCAATGCGTTGGCCGGCAAGGCGTACGACGCCACGGCAGCGAGTGCGGCCTACCGGCAGCGACGACATCGTTGCGGGCGGCATCGGAAGCTGCAACCCGGCATGCCGCTGTGGCAGTACGTCCACGACCGCCTGATCTATTTCGCCTGGTCGCCGGAGCAGATCGCCTGCAGACTGGAACGCATGTTTCCCGACGAATCTGACTGGCAGATCAGCCACGAGACCATTTACGCGGCCATCTACGCGCACCCCAAGGGGGCGCTGAAGAAGGCCATGGTCGAGGCGCTGCGCCAGCACAAGCCGCAGCGCGGCCAGAAACGGCGTACCGCCGCCGGCAAAGGCGGCATGGTGGTGCCGGACGATCTGCGCATCGTTCATCGCCCCGAGGATGTGACGCAGCGCAAACTGCCGGGCCATTGGGAAGGCGATTTCATCAAGGGCGCCTACAACCGCTCGGCTGTCGGCACCGTGGTCGAACGCAAGACGCGCTTCGTCGTGCTCTGCAAGATGGCCGACTGCAGCGCCGATGCGGCGCTGGAGAGCTTTACCCGTCAGATGAAGAAGGTCCCCGCCTTCATGCGCGAGAGCTTCACCTACGACCGGGGCAGCGAGATGGCGCGTCATGACGAGCTCGCCCGACGCCTGAAGCTCGACATCTGGTTCGCCGACCCGTACGCGCCTTGGCAGCGTGGCAGCAACGAAAACATCAACGGCCTGCTGCGCCAATTCCTGCCCAAGGGCGCCGACCTTTCCTCGGTCAGCCAGACCCAGCTCAACGACATCGCCCGCCTGCTCAACGGGCGACCACGCAAAACCCTGGACTGGCAAACGCCTGAAGAAGTCATGGCCCACGAAATGGCGAAATTTCACGAAAGCGTTGCACTTGATTCTTGA
- a CDS encoding HlyC/CorC family transporter: MNDDSDSSNGNGNERSERTDGGGWFRRLGKSIAGGPRSRSDILEFLTEASEEGLIEGEALPMIEGVLETADLQARDIMIPRAQMVVLEDDWDLDKVLEIVVESGHSRFPVVGHSRDEIVGILLAKDLLRFSRSDAPGFEAAALLRPAVFVPESKRVSIMLQEFRSGRYHMAIVVDEYGGVAGLVTIEDVIEQIVGEIDDEYDEAEGAMILKQDERRFIVQGLTPIEDFNEYFATRYSDEEFDTVGGLVAHHFGHMPRRGETVRIGDCTFNVQRADSRRVHALQVTLAADEE; encoded by the coding sequence ATGAACGACGACTCTGACAGTAGCAACGGCAACGGCAACGAACGCAGCGAGCGCACCGACGGCGGCGGCTGGTTCCGTCGCCTGGGCAAGTCCATTGCCGGCGGGCCGCGCAGTCGCAGCGACATTCTCGAGTTCCTGACGGAAGCCTCCGAGGAGGGCCTGATCGAGGGTGAGGCGCTGCCCATGATCGAGGGCGTGCTGGAAACCGCCGACCTGCAGGCGCGCGACATCATGATTCCGCGCGCGCAGATGGTGGTGCTGGAGGACGACTGGGACCTCGACAAGGTGCTGGAGATCGTCGTCGAGTCCGGCCACTCGCGCTTTCCGGTCGTCGGCCATTCGCGCGATGAGATCGTCGGCATCCTGCTCGCCAAGGATCTGCTGCGCTTCTCACGCTCGGATGCGCCCGGCTTCGAGGCGGCCGCGCTGCTGCGGCCCGCGGTCTTCGTGCCGGAATCCAAGCGCGTGTCGATCATGCTGCAGGAGTTCCGTTCCGGGCGCTATCACATGGCCATCGTCGTCGACGAGTACGGTGGCGTCGCCGGGCTGGTGACCATCGAGGACGTCATCGAGCAGATCGTCGGCGAGATCGACGACGAGTACGACGAGGCCGAAGGCGCGATGATCCTGAAGCAGGACGAGCGCCGCTTCATCGTGCAGGGGCTGACGCCCATCGAGGACTTCAACGAGTACTTCGCGACGCGCTACTCGGACGAGGAGTTCGACACGGTCGGCGGCCTGGTCGCGCATCACTTCGGGCATATGCCGCGCCGCGGCGAGACCGTGCGTATCGGCGACTGCACCTTCAACGTCCAGCGCGCCGACTCGCGCCGCGTGCACGCCCTGCAGGTCACGCTGGCGGCGGACGAGGAATGA
- a CDS encoding IS5 family transposase — translation MKQRTFADLEQAHKKKVTRREKFLAEMDAVIPWSRLEALIAPHYPKPKAGKPGRRPLSLATKLRIYCLQQFYGLSDPGAEEALYDSDAMRRFAGITLTDEAVPDESTILQFRRLLERHGLAEQIFAEVNAHLRERGLMLREGTLVDATLIHAPSSTKNQSGTRDPDMSQTRKGNQWYFGCKAHIGADAHSGLVHTVIGTTAKVADITQTEALLHGEERIVLGDAGYRRTGRSLDAPAPDSGPRIVTPYVRSAGKALLEWQRAANRRLASLRARVEHPFRIVKCQFGYTKVRYRGLTKNTAHLHSLFAMANLVAARRQLLAAG, via the coding sequence ATGAAGCAGCGGACGTTCGCGGATCTTGAGCAGGCGCACAAGAAGAAGGTGACGCGCCGCGAGAAGTTTCTGGCGGAGATGGATGCGGTTATTCCGTGGTCGCGCCTGGAGGCGTTGATTGCGCCGCACTACCCGAAGCCCAAGGCGGGCAAGCCGGGGCGCCGGCCGCTGTCGCTGGCCACCAAGCTGCGCATCTACTGCCTGCAGCAGTTCTACGGGCTGTCGGATCCAGGCGCCGAAGAGGCGCTTTACGACTCCGATGCCATGCGCCGCTTTGCCGGCATCACGCTGACGGATGAGGCGGTGCCTGACGAGAGCACGATCCTGCAGTTCCGGCGGCTGTTGGAGCGGCACGGGCTGGCCGAGCAGATCTTTGCCGAGGTCAATGCCCACCTGCGCGAGCGGGGCCTGATGCTGCGCGAAGGCACGCTGGTGGACGCCACGCTGATCCACGCGCCCAGCTCGACGAAGAACCAGAGCGGTACGCGGGATCCCGACATGAGTCAGACGCGCAAGGGCAACCAGTGGTACTTCGGCTGCAAGGCGCATATCGGCGCCGATGCCCACAGTGGCCTCGTGCACACCGTTATCGGCACAACGGCCAAAGTCGCCGACATCACCCAGACCGAAGCCCTGCTGCACGGCGAAGAACGCATCGTGCTGGGCGATGCCGGCTATCGACGCACGGGCCGCAGCCTGGATGCCCCGGCGCCCGATAGTGGACCGCGCATCGTCACGCCTTACGTGCGTAGTGCCGGCAAGGCGCTGCTGGAATGGCAGCGCGCCGCCAACCGACGTCTGGCGTCTCTGAGAGCCCGGGTCGAGCATCCGTTTCGGATTGTCAAATGCCAGTTCGGCTACACCAAGGTCCGCTATCGCGGCCTGACCAAGAACACCGCGCACCTGCACAGCCTGTTTGCCATGGCCAACCTCGTGGCGGCCCGAAGACAGCTGCTGGCGGCAGGATAG